Proteins encoded by one window of Bacillus anthracis str. Vollum:
- a CDS encoding DUF523 domain-containing protein has product MILVSSCLAGKPVRYNGTACLNDTIQKLIDEKKAIPVCPELLGGFVTPREPAEILGGDGYDVLEGKAKVMERSGNDVTELYINGAMKTLNLAQEMQASHVVLKEYSPSCGSKEIYSGEFVGKKVTGVGVTTALLESKGIKVISELELDQLINKI; this is encoded by the coding sequence ATGATTTTAGTTAGTTCTTGCTTAGCTGGAAAACCAGTAAGATATAATGGTACTGCATGTTTAAACGATACAATTCAAAAGTTAATTGATGAAAAGAAAGCGATACCTGTTTGCCCGGAGTTATTAGGTGGTTTTGTTACACCGAGAGAACCAGCTGAAATCTTGGGTGGAGATGGATATGATGTTTTAGAGGGCAAAGCAAAAGTAATGGAACGTTCCGGTAATGATGTGACGGAATTATATATAAATGGTGCTATGAAGACTTTAAATTTAGCACAAGAAATGCAAGCTAGCCATGTAGTTTTAAAAGAATATAGCCCTTCTTGTGGCAGTAAAGAAATTTATAGTGGTGAGTTTGTTGGAAAAAAGGTAACAGGAGTCGGCGTAACGACTGCTCTATTAGAAAGTAAGGGCATTAAAGTTATATCTGAATTAGAATTAGATCAATTAATTAATAAAATATAA